The window TTAGAAGGTCACTATTATGTACTAGATAGTAATTTATATACAGACAAAGCTCGCAAAAAAATAGCAGCTAAGTTAGACGTCATATCATCTAAAATACATCAAGGAGCAAAAAAAGGCTTAATTCAAAATGAACAAGATTTATGGGGTTAATTTAAGTTGACTTTTTAATCAAAATAATGCTTATTAAAATATCAATACTGATATTTTAATAAGCATTGTTCCTTACCTTAAAAACTATTGATTTTTAGATAACAAGTTAAAAGGATATTCATTATGTGGTTTTATTTCAAATTTACATACCTTTTTATCTTTTGGATGTATAAATTCAATACTTTTAGCCCATAAAGCAATTTGAGTATATCCTTTCATTTTTACAAATCTTTTATTATATTTATTATCCCCCCATAAAGGCATATCTGCATTTGAGAATTGAACACGTATTTGATGGTGTCTTCCTGTTTTAAGATTTATTTTCACAAGACTTAAAATCCCATCTTCATCTGTATTGATACTATCTATAACTTCATACTCTAAAATTGCTTCCTTCGCATTTTTGTTTTCTTTAGAAACTACCTTTGACATATTAATTCTACCTGTTTTTAAAAGATAGTCTTTAAGTGTTCCTGTTTTTTTATCAGGTTTTCCGCAAACTACAGCATAATATTCTTTTTTAAATGTTTTGTTCTTCATTTGCTCTGATAAACTTGCATTGGCTTCTTTCGTTTTTGCAAATATCATTAACCCTCCAACAGGTCTATCTAACCTATGAACTAGTCCTATATAAGGATTTCTTGCCTTAGGATATGCAATCTTCAAATGCTCTTTCATCATAGAAAGCATGTCCATATCATTTGTTTTATCCTTTTGAGAAGGTACCTTAGGTGGCTTTTCTGCTACTATAATATAACTATCTTCATAAACTATATTCAATTTCATAATATTTCCCCTTTCTAAACTGCTAATAACACAAATACTGATTTTATTTAAAAATTTGAATTAATTTACTGTATACAATAATACTATTATATCTATTAAATTAATTCAAACTTTTTTAAAATGCCCACTTATTTATAATTCCAATAAACACCATTATATTCCAATTTATAGTTGACTCATATAAATACTTTATGTTAAAATCATTTTAATTAATTTTCATATAGTCGGTTGAAGATAGCGGAATAAATTTTTTTAAACCGTTATTGGACGAAACTCTGGAGAGACTCAAAAGAGCACCGAAGGGGAAAGCCAAAAATTTTGGTGAAACTCTCAGGTAAAAGGACAGAGGATTTTATGTATTAAAGAATATACCTATTAAATTTAACTTATTTTATATCAGTCATTATAATAGTTTTATCTTTAATTAAAAAATCTTAATCTCCAGAGACTAAATTTTAAAATTTAGTCTTTTTTTGTTTTTTTGGAAATAATATATGTAAATTTAAAAATAATAATTAAACAAAGGGGATGATTAATAATGAAAGCATTTGTATCTGTAATTGGAAAAGATAAGATAGGGATTATTCACAAAGTAACCTCTATACTTTCAGAAAATGATGTTAATATTTTGGATATAACCCAAACACTTTTGCATGATTATTTTACTATGATAATGTTTGTAGATTTAGAAAAAATGCAAATAGATTTTAATGAATTAAAAAACAGACTTGAAAATGAAGGTAATAAAATAGATGTTTCTATTAATATCCAGCATGAAGATATTTTTAATTCAATGCATAAAATTTAAGAATGGGGAGATAAAAAATATGACTAATTTTAAAAATATAATGGAAACAATAAACATGATTAAAAAAGAAAAATTAGACATAAGAACAATTACAATGGGAATATCTCTTTTAGATTGTTGCGATAGTGATGGCAAAAAATCAAGAGAAAAAATTTACAATAAAATTGTAAGCTATGCTCAAAATTTAGTAAAAGTAGGAGAAGAAATTGAAACTGAGTATGGAATACCTATTATAAATAAGAGAATATCCGTTACTCCTATATCTCTTATTGCTCAATCAAGTGATGATGATGACTATGTAGAATTTGCAAAAACGTTAGACAAAGCAGCAGAAACTGTAGGTGTCGACTGCATTGGAGGATTTTCAGCTCTTGTTCATAAAGGTTATTCAAAAGGAGATAAAATACTTATAGATTCAATTCCTAAAGCTTTGGCTGTTACAAATAGAGTTTTTTCTTCTGTAAACGTTGGATGCTCAAAATCAGGAATTAATATGAATGCAGTCAAAGATATGGGCTCTATAATCAAAAAAACAGCTTTTCTTACAAAAGAAAAGGACAGTATCGGATGTGCAAAGCTTGTAATATTTGCAAATGCAGTTGAAGACAATCCATTTATGGCAGGAGCATTCCATGGAGTAGGAGAAGCTGAATGTGTAATAAGTGTTGGAATAAGTGGTCCTGGAGTTGTAAAATCCGCTCTTGAAAATGTAAAAGGTGAAAGTTTTGATGTTGTTTCAGAAACAATAAAGAAAACTGCATTTAAAATAACAAGAGTAGGTCAACTTGTAGCTAATGAAGCTTCTACAAGACTTGGTGTTCCATTTGGAATTGTAGATTTATCTCTAGCTCCAACTCCAGCTATAGGAGACAGCGTTGGAAGAATTTTGGAAGAAATAGGACTTGAAAGTTGTGGTTGCCATGGAACTACTGCTGCTTTGGCTCTTTTAAATGATGCTGTAAAAAAAGGAGGAGTCATGGCATCGTCCCATGTAGGAGGACTTAGTGGAGCATTTATTCCCGTAAGCGAAGATGAAGGAATGATTAATGCAGTAAACATTGGTTCATTAAACATAGAAAAATTAGAAGCCATGACCTGTGTATGCTCTGTAGGACTTGATATGATAGCAATTCCTGGAGATACACCTGATACTACTATATCTGCTATTATTGCAGATGAAGCAGCTATTGGAGTTATCAATAATAAAACTACTGGAGTAAGAATAATTCCTGTTTACGGAAAAGAACTTGGTGATAAAGCTGAATTTGGAGGGCTTCTTGGAAGAGCACCAATAATGGCTGTAAGTAAATTTTCAAGTACTGATTTTGTAAACAGAGGTGGAAGAATCCCAGCACCTATTCATAGTTTTAAGAATTAATAGTTCACTTAATAAATCACCTCCTAAATTTTCATATATTTATAATATGAAAATTTAGGAGGTGATATTTTTATTAATATAATTTTCTACTCATTATAAAAAACTTAAATTTGAACGCCATTTCCTATCTTACTAAATTTATCATCTTTTACTTTACTGGCTACATACAAATTCACTAAAGAAAGTGAAGCTGCTAAAAAGAATATATATTGTGGTCCCCATAGACTCCAAATAATTCCGCCTAAGTAAGCACATATAATTGAAACTATATGGTCTAGACTAAGCCCCAAAGATAATGTAGGTGTAATATCAGAAGATTTCACAGCTATGGAACGCAAATAAATTGTCCTTATCATACCCATTTGAGTAGACATTTTATCAAATATAAGTACCATATAAGCTAGAAATAGAGGAATACCAATTGTAGACAATTTCCCTGTTGAAAATCCAGCACTCAATAGTCCATAAACCAAGTAGACAAGGATAAATGATAGCGCATCAGCATAAAGTAATTTCTTAATTCCAAATTTATCAATCCATCTACCAACAGCAGGAATAAAGAATACACCTACAAATGAACCAATAATACTTAAAATTGCTAAAGTATCAGCTCTTTTATTTAATAGATCAATAAGTACCCAAGGTCCATAAACAATCATTATCTGCTTTTGTACCCCCCACATAACAACTAAAATATAATAATACTTATATTCTTTTCTAAAAACAAAATTTATCTTTTTATTGCTTTTTATTGGTTTTTCAATTAGCTTTTCTAAAGCAAAAAACAGAATGAATACAATCCCCAAAATACATGCTGATATAACAAAAATCCACTTAATATTACTTGTAAAGCTAAAAAATCCAACTCTAAATCCAATAAAAACCAAGATACTCGCTAACACAGTAAAAATTGTTGCTAATCCTTTATATTGACCCATTTTCTTACCAATACTATCGTCATCTTTAATTAATGACATCCCTATACTATCTTTTATAGGCATAAACATATGCATCCCAAGGGAATTAATAAATATAAAAACTAGCATAATTGTGAAAGGTGGAGTAAAAAATCCCAATGTTATTATTCCTATTATACTTAATAATTGCGCTACCATAGCAATACGTATATCAGAAAATAATGATAATGAAGCAATAATAAATATAACTAGTACTCCTGGTAATTCTCTTGGAAACTCTATAAGTCCACGTTGATATGCTGTAATGTTATAGGCATCTTTAAAATAATTAGAAATAACATCATTACTAAGGCCTAATCCAAGGGCCGTAAGTGCAATAATTAAATAATAAATCAATTGAACTCTACTTACATTTTCAAGCTTTTTAAACATTCTATTCTATCCTCTCTTTTTATATCTTATACTAACCCAAACACTATTATAAATTATAGTTATATACCTAAGCTTAAAGCTAATATATTTTAATGACACATAAAGTGCAATTAACAATAATATGACTTTCTCCCACTTAGTATAATATTTGTAAATAAAAAAGTAAACTATTATTAAATTACTTAGCAAATCTATTTATCCCAAAGGGTACTTACCCAACTAAAAATTCAACTATAGTAAAAAACATCTGAATTAAGTTTAACTCTATCACCAAAAGACAAGCTTTGAGTATAATGTAGTAAAAAAGAAATGAGGTGTTTTCATGTCATGTAAATTTAAAAAACTAAAATATAAAATTGATGAGTTAAAAGATGATTTATGTGATTTTGGAAAAGATTTATATGAAGAAATAGGCTATGAGTGCTTTTGGCCTCCAATTAATAGCTTTGTGGGTGTTACACTAATGACACCAGGTGGTGTTGTTAAAAATATTTCTGGACGTTTCTGTGGTGATCAAGTAAATGATTGTACTTTTGATTTAATAGTATATAAAAATGGTAAATTCACTTTAGTATCAATACAAAAAAAAGATGTAATAAAAATTAAAACATTCCCTCGCTGCCCTTATTGTCCTTGTTAGAATTCATCTACTCACTAACAGGGTGACAGTATATATTTTCAATCAATGTTATCCACACCTTAAAAAAGAATATAATTTCCTATTCATTATAAAAAAGGTAACTACAACTTAAAAAGTCGTAGTTACCTTTTAATTTTCACTTTATTATTCAGCCATTTCTAAAGCAATTTTCATCATGTTTGTAAATGAATTTTGTCTCTGCTCAGATGTAGTTAATTCTTGAGTTACTAAATTATCTGAAACTGTTAATAAACAAGCCGCATTTTTTCCTAATACGTTTGCATTATGGAATAGAGCAAATGCTTCCATTTCCACTACAGTACATCCGTGATTTTTACAAATATCCTTGTACTGCTCAAAATTTTCACGATAGAATACATCAGATGAATGAATTCTCTCTTTATGTATTTCAATTCCTAAATCATCCGCTATTTTCTCTAGTTTGCTATTTAACTCAGAAGATGCAGCAATTACATTCTTATCATATCCATCTTGAACTCTAGCGTATGTAGATTCACTCCAACCTTCTTTTGCTAATATTACATCATATAAATTTAAATCAGCTGTATAAGCTCCACATGAACCAATACGAATAATATTTTCTACTCCATAAAACTTAAATAATTCATATGAATAAATACCAATACTAGGCATTCCCATACCACTAGCCATTACAGAAATTTTACGTCCTTTATATGTTCCTGTATATCCAAATACATTACGTACATTATTAAATTTTTCAACATTTTCTAAAAATGTATCAGCAATAAATTTTGCACGTAATGGATCTCCTGGCATTAATACTGTTTTTGCAATAATTCCTTGTTCTTTTACTTCAATATGAGCTGTTGGTATCATATTAAAACCTCCTTACGGTAATCTTCCTATTTAAAATAGTTTCATATAAAGTCTAACACTTAGCTAACGAACTTGACAAGCCTGAATTAATTTAATATATTCTAAAAATATATATCTGAAAACTCTACTGATATTTTTTCCACTTTATTTGATTCAATATTTTTTAATGGATTATTATATGCGCTATCTTCAATCAACTTTATAGGAAGTTTTACAATAAACTCACTTCCCTTTTCATATTCACTTTTAACCGCTATAGTTCCGCCATGCATTTCCACTAATAATTTTACAAGCGATAATCCTATTCCACTACCTTCATTTTCTCTAGTTAATGATTTATTTACTTGCCTGAATCTCTCAAATATAATTTCTAAATTTTCTTTTTTAATACCTATTCCTGTATCCTTTATAGAAATTATAAGCTCACCATATTCTTCTTTTATATTTATAGATATCTTATCCCCTACTCGTGTGAACTTTATTGCATTCGATAAAAGATTCAACAATATTCGCTCAATTTTATCCGGATCACATGCAATTATCTTTTTATTAAGATCACTACAGAACTCAAGGTCTAAAGACTTAAACTTCACAAACTCTGAGATTGAAAAAGTTATATCTTTTACTATTTTTACAATATCATAATTTGCGAGGTTTAATTCTAAAAATCCAGAATCTATTTTTGTAATATCAATTAAGTTATTAACTAGCCTTATTAATCTATAGCAATTTTGTTTCATACTTTTATTCATATTTATAAGTTTTTCATAATACTTCAAATCAGACATATTGCTCAAGTATATCTCTGTTAACTGTATAGCTCCTAATATTACATTTATAGGTGTTCTAAACTCATGAGATATATTAGCAAAAAACTCAGTTCTAAGTCTTTCGTATTCTATAGCCTTATTTAGTAGCTTCATATTCTCTTCAGCATTTTTTTTGGCTTTTTCAGTTAATTTTCTTTTTGAAATATCTCTGACTATAATTATTATTTCCTCTGTCGTTAAAGGTATTAGTCTACTTTCAAAATACTTTAATTTTCCTTTTTCTTCAACCGAAAATTCCTTTTCAATTAAATTATTTGTTTCAAAAACTTCATCTATAATTTTATTGAAAAATAACTTTATTTCCTGAGGAACCTCATCCTTCAATGCATGTCCGATACAATCTTGAGTAACTATATCAAAATCAGAGTGTATGCCTACCTTACAATCTAATATAATCCCTTTTGAATCTATACGAAAATAAAGATCTGGTAATGCTTCAAAGATTTTTTCAATTTCCTCAGTTTTTTTTCTTAACTTTTCTTCTGTATTCTTTCTATTAGTAACATCAATTCCAAAAGCCCAAGAATGCCACCCTTGCACAGAAAATTCTTTAGAAATATTAAACCAAGATATAGTTTTTGTGCTACCATCTTTGCATACAACATCATACTCTAAGTCTCTAAAATTACAATCCATTTCCCTTATTTGGTTCAATATTTTCTCTCTATAGTCTTTATCCGGATATAATTTATCCCATATTAAAGTTTCACTTACAATTTCATCTTTTGAATATCCAGTAACAATCTCACATTCTTTATTCCATATTACGATATTATCATTTTCATCAATGACGTCCATCATAATAGGCATATTTTGAAAAACAGAACAAAATCGTTGTTTACTTTCTTTAAGTTCTATTTCAATTTGCTTACAAGTAGTTATATCATTTAGAACAACAATAATATTTTTGTCTACTTTTTTTAATTTGATTTTAAAATATAAATACTTATCATTTATTTTAAACATTTTTTCTAGACCTAAAGATTCTTTTGCCTCATCATTTTTTAAATCAATTAATTCTTCTTTAAGCCATTCCTCTATATACTTATTAACACATTCACCCTTTATATTTATATTATTAAACGTATCTATTGCTTCTAGGTTTATATCTACAATCTCATTATTATCATCAAAGACTATAATAGGTATAGGTACATTATCGAAAATTGTTTTTATTTGAACGTTATTACAAAACATATAAGCTGTTACCCCCTAAAAAATGATTTAAATCCTTCTACTATTAATCTGAAAACCCTTTTTAATTATACAATATTTCCCACAAATTGTCTTGATACATAAAAAGCCAGGAATAGTAAATTAATATTCCTGGCTTTTTATGTATCAATTCTATTGATTTTTACATATCTTAATTTTATTTATCAAACAATTTTTTAGCGTTTTTAGCAACTCTTTCAGCAAATATTTCTACTCTTTCCTTTTGCTCTTTTGTTCCATCATTTATGCATACAGCACCAAAGTGAGTATATGGATCACCTTCGCTAGCACCTACAGAGTAAGCAAACATTCCCCTAACTAATAATTGACTTATCAACGCTAATTCTGCATTATCTGCTCCTCCACCTAAATACCTTTCAGTAGCAAATACACATCCTACTTTTCCTGCTAACTTAAGCTTACATTCATCTAACCATTTTTTCATTTGCCATGAATATGATCCTCCATATGTAGGAGTTCCAAAAAATACAACTTTAGACTCTTCAAAAAATGTTTCATCAATATTATCAATAGACATACATTTTGTCTCTATAGATTCTACTTTTTCAGCTCCTTTAGCAACAATACGTGCTACTTTTTCTGTATTTTTTGTTTCACTGTGATAAATTATTGCAATTTTCATTTTCTACCAACCCCTTAAATTTTTTATAACAAATAAAAATTCCAAAAAAATCTACATCTAAAATCTTCTAAAGGCAGACTTTTTTATAATCTAAAGATTAATTTCTATAATTTTGATTCATGAATAAACATATTTGCTAATTTTTCAGTTTTCAATTTTTTCACTAATAAGTCGCATTTGCACAAAAACAAATAATATACATTCTGTTTACAGCCAGGTAAAGATTCAAAATTACCTTGTCCCTTAGATATTATAATGTCTGATTTCTTAAATATTTCTTTAAATTCATCACACACCTCTAAAAGATCTGTTCCTGGCAAATCTGTTCCATTACTTATTATATTTGCATATTTATTAAGTTCAACATAATATGCATCTTCTTCATTTACATCATTTAATACAGGCTCACCTCTAACTGCAAAAAATATTTCAATATCAGGATATTCTCTTATAATTTCTCTAATAAAGATCTTGTCAAACACAATTTCTCCTGTATTATCTCCTAAATACAATAATGTTTTGCATTTTAACAAATCATTTTTTAGTTTTCTATATAGTTTATCATCAAAATCACTTGCTAAAGTTTTATTAATAATATCCTTAACTAAATCAAAACTTATCTCATCAAATGCACCAAAATCCACTATATTTCCAGCCAATGCAATTTTTAATGCAGTAATAAATCTATCTTTTGAATGATTCAACATATCTTCAATTTGATTTTCCATAGACAATAACTTCTTATTAAATAACTTTTTTTCTTGTAAATAAAAATCATTTATTCCTGTTTCCTTTTTTAAAATTCTCATAACCTTAGCAACCAGGAAAGGAGCTGTCCTATCATACTCAATTTTACTCACTTCTCTTAAAACTTGATTCATAAAATTATACTTTTTATGTTTATCTTCAAAATATTTATCTGCTAACTTATTTGCCTTGTTAATCACACAAGCTATACAGTCTACATGTGTATTCAATGTTGATTGCTCCTTTTCTTATAATTTCCAACCTTACTTTATTGTCATATGCCAATTACCTTATAATACATAGTATATTTTCATTTTGGGTATATGTCAACATTCTTCTTAAAGTTATCATGTTACTCATAGATAAAGTGAAACTTAATTTAGATAATGCCTTAGAATTTTTGAATTTAGGATAAATATATATTTATAATTTGACAACAAACTATTTTGGTTGTACAATTAGTTTGTTGTCAAACTTTATTTCTAAAAAACAAGAAATTACATTATAGCTATTAATAAATTTAAGCATATAAAGGAGATTATCAAATGAAAAACTTATTCGAAAAAACTCAACTTGGAAATATGACACTTAAAAATCGTTTCATCAGAAGTGCTACATGGGAAAATATCACAACTAAAGATGGTCACATGACAGATGACCTGTATAAAGTTTATGAAGAACTGGCAAAAGGAGAAGTTGGATTGATTATAACTGGATATGCAAATGTAGTTAAAGAAGAACAACCTAATCCAGGTATGATGGGAATATATAACGATTCATTTCTAAATGAATATAAAAAATTAACAGATTTAGTTCATAAATACGATTCAAAGATATTAATGCAAATTGCATATGGAGGAACAAAAACTAAATATAATCTTGGTGAAAGAATTATATTCGCTCCTAGTGAAGTTCCTGAAAGAGGTACAAATACATTAGGTAAAGCTATGACAAAAGATGAAATAGACTATATAGTAGATGCATTTGCCAAAGCTGGTAAAAGATCAAAGGAATCTGGATTTGACGGTGTTGAAATACATGGTGCTCACACATATTTAATAAATCAGTTTTTAAGCCCATACTATAATAAAAGAGACGATGAGTATGGTGGTAGCTTAGAAAATAGAATGAGATTTTTAATAGAGATATATTATAAAATGAGAGAAATGGTAGGCAAAGACTATCCTATACTAGTTAAATTAACAGCATCAGAATTCTTCGAAGGTGGATTAACATTTGAAGAAATCAGAATTATATGCAAAAAATTAGAAGAAATAGGCGTTGATGGTATAGAGATTTCAGGTAATATACATGGAAAAGCTAAATCAATGGTAGGACAATCTTTTGACGGATATGAAATCAAAGAAGAAGGTTACTTTGTCGAGTATGGAGATGTTATCAGTAAAGAGATAAGTATTCCAGTTATTACAGTTGGAGGTCTTAAAGACATTAATAATATAGAAAATATATTAAATAAAACAAATATAGATTATTTTGCTATATCAAGACCTCTACTTACAGAACCTCATTTAATAAAAAGAT is drawn from Tepidibacter hydrothermalis and contains these coding sequences:
- a CDS encoding MFS transporter, producing the protein MFKKLENVSRVQLIYYLIIALTALGLGLSNDVISNYFKDAYNITAYQRGLIEFPRELPGVLVIFIIASLSLFSDIRIAMVAQLLSIIGIITLGFFTPPFTIMLVFIFINSLGMHMFMPIKDSIGMSLIKDDDSIGKKMGQYKGLATIFTVLASILVFIGFRVGFFSFTSNIKWIFVISACILGIVFILFFALEKLIEKPIKSNKKINFVFRKEYKYYYILVVMWGVQKQIMIVYGPWVLIDLLNKRADTLAILSIIGSFVGVFFIPAVGRWIDKFGIKKLLYADALSFILVYLVYGLLSAGFSTGKLSTIGIPLFLAYMVLIFDKMSTQMGMIRTIYLRSIAVKSSDITPTLSLGLSLDHIVSIICAYLGGIIWSLWGPQYIFFLAASLSLVNLYVASKVKDDKFSKIGNGVQI
- a CDS encoding PFL family protein → MTNFKNIMETINMIKKEKLDIRTITMGISLLDCCDSDGKKSREKIYNKIVSYAQNLVKVGEEIETEYGIPIINKRISVTPISLIAQSSDDDDYVEFAKTLDKAAETVGVDCIGGFSALVHKGYSKGDKILIDSIPKALAVTNRVFSSVNVGCSKSGINMNAVKDMGSIIKKTAFLTKEKDSIGCAKLVIFANAVEDNPFMAGAFHGVGEAECVISVGISGPGVVKSALENVKGESFDVVSETIKKTAFKITRVGQLVANEASTRLGVPFGIVDLSLAPTPAIGDSVGRILEEIGLESCGCHGTTAALALLNDAVKKGGVMASSHVGGLSGAFIPVSEDEGMINAVNIGSLNIEKLEAMTCVCSVGLDMIAIPGDTPDTTISAIIADEAAIGVINNKTTGVRIIPVYGKELGDKAEFGGLLGRAPIMAVSKFSSTDFVNRGGRIPAPIHSFKN
- a CDS encoding RluA family pseudouridine synthase gives rise to the protein MKLNIVYEDSYIIVAEKPPKVPSQKDKTNDMDMLSMMKEHLKIAYPKARNPYIGLVHRLDRPVGGLMIFAKTKEANASLSEQMKNKTFKKEYYAVVCGKPDKKTGTLKDYLLKTGRINMSKVVSKENKNAKEAILEYEVIDSINTDEDGILSLVKINLKTGRHHQIRVQFSNADMPLWGDNKYNKRFVKMKGYTQIALWAKSIEFIHPKDKKVCKFEIKPHNEYPFNLLSKNQ
- a CDS encoding ACT domain-containing protein; its protein translation is MKAFVSVIGKDKIGIIHKVTSILSENDVNILDITQTLLHDYFTMIMFVDLEKMQIDFNELKNRLENEGNKIDVSINIQHEDIFNSMHKI
- a CDS encoding damage-control phosphatase ARMT1 family protein, translated to MNTHVDCIACVINKANKLADKYFEDKHKKYNFMNQVLREVSKIEYDRTAPFLVAKVMRILKKETGINDFYLQEKKLFNKKLLSMENQIEDMLNHSKDRFITALKIALAGNIVDFGAFDEISFDLVKDIINKTLASDFDDKLYRKLKNDLLKCKTLLYLGDNTGEIVFDKIFIREIIREYPDIEIFFAVRGEPVLNDVNEEDAYYVELNKYANIISNGTDLPGTDLLEVCDEFKEIFKKSDIIISKGQGNFESLPGCKQNVYYLFLCKCDLLVKKLKTEKLANMFIHESKL
- the deoD gene encoding purine-nucleoside phosphorylase is translated as MIPTAHIEVKEQGIIAKTVLMPGDPLRAKFIADTFLENVEKFNNVRNVFGYTGTYKGRKISVMASGMGMPSIGIYSYELFKFYGVENIIRIGSCGAYTADLNLYDVILAKEGWSESTYARVQDGYDKNVIAASSELNSKLEKIADDLGIEIHKERIHSSDVFYRENFEQYKDICKNHGCTVVEMEAFALFHNANVLGKNAACLLTVSDNLVTQELTTSEQRQNSFTNMMKIALEMAE
- a CDS encoding flavodoxin family protein, with the protein product MKIAIIYHSETKNTEKVARIVAKGAEKVESIETKCMSIDNIDETFFEESKVVFFGTPTYGGSYSWQMKKWLDECKLKLAGKVGCVFATERYLGGGADNAELALISQLLVRGMFAYSVGASEGDPYTHFGAVCINDGTKEQKERVEIFAERVAKNAKKLFDK
- a CDS encoding ATP-binding protein, with product MFCNNVQIKTIFDNVPIPIIVFDDNNEIVDINLEAIDTFNNINIKGECVNKYIEEWLKEELIDLKNDEAKESLGLEKMFKINDKYLYFKIKLKKVDKNIIVVLNDITTCKQIEIELKESKQRFCSVFQNMPIMMDVIDENDNIVIWNKECEIVTGYSKDEIVSETLIWDKLYPDKDYREKILNQIREMDCNFRDLEYDVVCKDGSTKTISWFNISKEFSVQGWHSWAFGIDVTNRKNTEEKLRKKTEEIEKIFEALPDLYFRIDSKGIILDCKVGIHSDFDIVTQDCIGHALKDEVPQEIKLFFNKIIDEVFETNNLIEKEFSVEEKGKLKYFESRLIPLTTEEIIIIVRDISKRKLTEKAKKNAEENMKLLNKAIEYERLRTEFFANISHEFRTPINVILGAIQLTEIYLSNMSDLKYYEKLINMNKSMKQNCYRLIRLVNNLIDITKIDSGFLELNLANYDIVKIVKDITFSISEFVKFKSLDLEFCSDLNKKIIACDPDKIERILLNLLSNAIKFTRVGDKISINIKEEYGELIISIKDTGIGIKKENLEIIFERFRQVNKSLTRENEGSGIGLSLVKLLVEMHGGTIAVKSEYEKGSEFIVKLPIKLIEDSAYNNPLKNIESNKVEKISVEFSDIYF
- a CDS encoding NADH:flavin oxidoreductase, which encodes MKNLFEKTQLGNMTLKNRFIRSATWENITTKDGHMTDDLYKVYEELAKGEVGLIITGYANVVKEEQPNPGMMGIYNDSFLNEYKKLTDLVHKYDSKILMQIAYGGTKTKYNLGERIIFAPSEVPERGTNTLGKAMTKDEIDYIVDAFAKAGKRSKESGFDGVEIHGAHTYLINQFLSPYYNKRDDEYGGSLENRMRFLIEIYYKMREMVGKDYPILVKLTASEFFEGGLTFEEIRIICKKLEEIGVDGIEISGNIHGKAKSMVGQSFDGYEIKEEGYFVEYGDVISKEISIPVITVGGLKDINNIENILNKTNIDYFAISRPLLTEPHLIKRWKDSDRTPAKCVRCSKCRTSNGNYCTVFNK